A genome region from Gemmatimonadaceae bacterium includes the following:
- a CDS encoding XdhC family protein: protein MTTHRAIVDALSRASAAGESVVLATVARVTGSSYGGVGARMLIRVDGSTVGLVSGGCLESDLAEHARRVHETDRAEVVRYDTRDDEDAPWGLGLGCNGLIDVLLEPLQPPRAKYFAKFLSRALDADQPSVLATVIRVAPAGANTSFVDTEAILGGDSETAGAAPSIGAHALFTGNRIEKSGEWGSGNTLASATADSDEALTAGRHGLYREYGPVEVAFEVVAPAVRLVICGSGPDVIPIARFGSELGWDVTVVDHRPVDASHAARFPGARVVESAEPSRLADVVSLTPRTAAVVMSHHISRDTDYVGALLDSGAAYIGVLGPRARTERMLADLSGRRGAPVAPGGPLFAPVGIDIGGEGPDAIGLAIVSEISAVLNARSAGHLRDKAGPLHGKANLGSHR, encoded by the coding sequence GTGACAACCCATCGCGCAATCGTCGACGCTCTCTCGCGCGCCTCGGCCGCGGGTGAGTCGGTCGTTCTGGCAACCGTCGCTCGCGTCACCGGCTCGAGCTACGGTGGCGTGGGCGCTCGCATGCTCATCCGGGTTGACGGGTCGACTGTCGGACTCGTCAGCGGCGGCTGTCTCGAGTCCGACCTCGCCGAGCATGCACGGCGGGTACACGAAACCGACCGCGCGGAGGTGGTGAGGTACGACACGCGCGACGACGAAGACGCCCCCTGGGGACTCGGGCTCGGCTGCAACGGATTGATCGACGTGCTGCTCGAGCCGCTCCAGCCCCCGCGCGCGAAGTATTTCGCAAAGTTTCTGAGCCGCGCTCTCGACGCGGATCAACCTTCCGTCCTGGCGACGGTGATACGTGTCGCTCCTGCCGGCGCCAACACGTCGTTTGTCGACACTGAGGCAATTCTGGGCGGCGACAGCGAGACTGCAGGGGCTGCCCCATCGATTGGAGCGCACGCGCTGTTCACCGGCAACAGGATCGAGAAAAGCGGCGAATGGGGGAGCGGCAACACGCTCGCGAGCGCCACGGCCGACAGCGATGAGGCCCTCACCGCCGGACGCCACGGACTGTATCGCGAGTACGGTCCGGTGGAAGTCGCATTCGAGGTGGTGGCCCCCGCAGTACGGCTCGTGATTTGTGGCAGCGGGCCCGATGTCATCCCTATAGCTCGCTTCGGCTCCGAGCTCGGATGGGATGTGACGGTCGTGGATCATCGCCCTGTTGACGCTTCACACGCCGCGCGTTTCCCCGGAGCGCGTGTGGTGGAATCCGCCGAACCTTCACGCCTTGCCGATGTGGTGAGCCTGACTCCGCGCACGGCGGCAGTTGTCATGTCCCACCATATCAGCCGCGACACGGATTACGTCGGAGCTCTTCTCGACAGTGGCGCGGCGTACATCGGCGTGCTCGGCCCCCGCGCGCGCACCGAGCGAATGCTGGCAGATCTCAGCGGGCGGAGAGGCGCGCCTGTAGCGCCGGGCGGGCCGCTCTTCGCTCCCGTTGGAATCGATATCGGAGGCGAGGGCCCCGATGCGATCGGGCTCGCCATCGTGTCGGAAATCTCTGCGGTGCTGAACGCGCGGAGCGCAGGGCACCTAAGAGATAAGGCCGGACCCCTGCACGGAAAGGCAAACCTGGGAAGTCACAGATGA
- a CDS encoding ATP-binding protein codes for MAKQNPFRIHGTVEGEYFTNRQGELEKFAGILSEPAAKMVVYGPRRMGKSSTLDNVVRSINKGGGHALIADISTASTVTDIGNRILASATRSIGKGWRDLARDLVGRLQGSIRLAPDPTTGFMLPSFDVGLRQASLEAQRESLAQVLDGLEALAASKKTNVGLVLDEFQDITKFGGQDAEWHLRGIVQRHKQVSYIFAGSEEHLIRAMLGSGRAFYKMLDQHHFGPIDRDHMSSWIDQRMQTAGLTSSFAGAACVNLTGPRTRDIVQLARKCVDRAVENTIGYEEVAASYVELIEDQDDSIRNWWDTLTSLQQNVLRAAAGSSAGLTTADTRKRFSLESSGSITNAAAALLDEGHLVRTDSGSGYVFDSPFVRGWVIIHALPDIGVELAATHIASETAEYLAAASQAPGKEALS; via the coding sequence ATGGCAAAGCAAAACCCGTTTCGAATCCACGGAACCGTCGAAGGCGAGTACTTCACCAATCGCCAGGGCGAGCTGGAGAAATTCGCCGGAATCCTGAGCGAGCCCGCTGCGAAGATGGTGGTGTACGGCCCGCGCCGCATGGGAAAGAGCTCCACGCTCGACAACGTCGTGCGGTCGATCAACAAAGGGGGCGGCCACGCGCTCATCGCCGACATCTCCACCGCCTCCACCGTCACCGACATCGGCAACCGGATTCTCGCCAGCGCGACACGGTCTATTGGAAAGGGGTGGCGTGACCTTGCCAGGGATCTCGTCGGTCGCCTTCAGGGAAGCATCAGGCTCGCGCCCGATCCGACGACGGGATTCATGCTCCCAAGCTTCGATGTCGGGCTTCGCCAAGCGAGTCTCGAGGCGCAGCGCGAAAGTCTCGCGCAGGTTCTGGACGGGCTCGAAGCCCTCGCCGCATCGAAGAAGACGAACGTCGGCCTCGTCCTCGACGAATTCCAGGACATCACGAAGTTCGGCGGGCAGGACGCCGAATGGCACCTGCGCGGCATCGTTCAGCGGCACAAGCAAGTGAGCTATATCTTCGCCGGGTCGGAGGAGCACCTCATTCGCGCGATGCTGGGCAGCGGGCGTGCCTTCTACAAGATGCTCGACCAGCATCACTTCGGGCCGATCGACAGGGACCACATGTCCAGCTGGATCGATCAGCGAATGCAGACGGCCGGCCTCACCTCGAGCTTCGCGGGCGCCGCGTGCGTGAATCTCACCGGTCCGCGCACGCGGGACATCGTGCAGCTCGCCCGGAAGTGCGTGGACAGGGCGGTGGAGAATACCATCGGCTATGAAGAAGTCGCGGCCAGCTATGTGGAGCTGATCGAGGATCAGGACGACAGCATCCGCAACTGGTGGGACACGCTCACTTCGCTGCAGCAGAACGTGCTGCGAGCCGCCGCCGGCAGCTCGGCCGGGCTCACTACCGCAGACACCCGGAAGAGATTTTCACTGGAGAGCTCAGGGAGCATCACGAACGCAGCCGCGGCGCTTCTCGACGAGGGCCACCTCGTCCGCACCGACAGCGGATCGGGATATGTGTTCGACAGCCCGTTCGTTCGCGGGTGGGTGATCATTCATGCCCTCCCCGACATCGGTGTCGAGCTCGCCGCGACTCACATCGCGTCAGAGACCGCGGAGTACCTCGCCGCCGCCAGTCAAGCGCCGGGGAAAGAAGCGCTGAGCTGA
- the queG gene encoding tRNA epoxyqueuosine(34) reductase QueG, with the protein MTDRGLLTNLIKGQALGLGFDLVRVAALGPAGTAGAFEDWLGRGYAGEMTYLPRGAEKRRDSRLPFPSATSAIVVGLNYGGKSPSGPIARYARGDDYHEVMWKKLDLLHEWIEELLGRPVRGKSYVDTGPILERDLARKAGLGWFGKNTNLINPEIGSFFFIGSLLVDLELEPDTPFEADRCGTCTRCLDACPTQALVEPRVLDATRCISYLTIESREAVPEDLRESLGELVYGCDICQDVCPWNVSFARELTEPALAARAGMEAPRLTELMRMSDAGWREFSRGSAIKRAKRSGFLRNVAVALGNSGSPEAIPALSEALSDEDPLVREHVGWAVDRIQERFTQTARLG; encoded by the coding sequence GTGACTGACCGCGGGCTGCTGACCAATCTCATCAAGGGGCAGGCGCTCGGCCTGGGGTTCGATCTGGTTCGCGTCGCCGCGCTCGGGCCGGCCGGGACGGCGGGGGCGTTCGAGGATTGGCTCGGGCGCGGTTATGCCGGCGAGATGACGTACCTGCCGCGCGGCGCGGAGAAGCGGCGCGATTCCCGGCTTCCTTTTCCCAGTGCAACGAGCGCGATCGTCGTCGGACTGAACTACGGCGGCAAATCGCCCAGTGGTCCCATCGCCCGATATGCGCGGGGTGACGACTACCACGAGGTGATGTGGAAGAAGCTCGACTTGCTTCACGAGTGGATCGAAGAGCTGCTCGGGCGACCGGTGCGGGGCAAGTCGTACGTCGACACCGGCCCGATTCTCGAGCGCGACCTGGCTCGCAAAGCCGGGCTCGGCTGGTTTGGCAAGAATACGAACCTCATAAATCCGGAGATCGGCTCGTTCTTCTTCATCGGGTCCCTGCTGGTCGATCTCGAGCTCGAGCCGGACACACCGTTCGAGGCGGATCGCTGCGGAACGTGCACGCGCTGCCTCGACGCCTGCCCGACTCAGGCGCTGGTGGAGCCGCGGGTGCTCGATGCTACGCGCTGCATCTCGTATCTCACGATCGAATCGCGCGAGGCAGTTCCTGAGGATCTGCGCGAATCGCTGGGCGAGCTCGTCTACGGGTGCGACATCTGTCAGGACGTCTGCCCATGGAACGTAAGCTTCGCGCGTGAGCTGACCGAGCCGGCACTGGCGGCGCGCGCCGGGATGGAGGCGCCGCGGCTCACCGAGCTGATGCGAATGTCCGATGCGGGCTGGCGCGAATTCTCGCGCGGCTCCGCGATCAAGCGCGCGAAGCGGTCTGGCTTTCTTCGAAACGTTGCCGTAGCCCTGGGGAACAGCGGATCGCCAGAAGCAATACCGGCGCTGAGTGAAGCACTATCAGACGAGGACCCCCTCGTGCGCGAGCATGTTGGGTGGGCAGTGGACAGGATTCAAGAGCGCTTCACCCAAACGGCGAGGCTCGGCTAG
- a CDS encoding helix-turn-helix transcriptional regulator, with amino-acid sequence MTHASSEWRKIRREPERETESPQVPLNPRAQTALQSALAVLLSPLDAVDANAWRGDVARTLCELLGADKASFELEMPKISQMYSEDYPQATLDAYMQHYRAIDTGRIQREKLGLEVWNRQLLHGRALPDFYKSEIHRGFLVPNGIRDSMGLTVEVPGLPKPATLFFHKERTGTTQFGVRGLAFLGLLLPAFKAGVRDLVRYSHQRVSLSSHLDSLIEGIRIVDLEGRAIHQNPSFTATVTGKPVEPEAEAAIAEIVAELGTLTRDRHGNVMALAGAQVRREIVTPTSSYELRGSFLGRELLGAEVRVAISLQLIISPAGLSDEALQKRFGLSEREIQVARCLARGESTKEIALSCGMSPHTARRHTEKIFVKMGVRNRSHIGPRLRGE; translated from the coding sequence ATGACCCACGCGAGTAGCGAGTGGAGAAAAATCAGAAGAGAGCCGGAGCGGGAGACTGAAAGTCCTCAAGTCCCGCTCAACCCTCGCGCGCAGACTGCGCTGCAGTCGGCGCTTGCCGTGCTTCTCTCACCGCTCGACGCGGTCGACGCCAACGCCTGGCGTGGCGATGTAGCACGCACGCTCTGCGAGCTGCTCGGCGCGGACAAGGCATCGTTCGAGCTGGAGATGCCCAAGATTTCGCAGATGTACAGCGAGGACTACCCGCAGGCGACGCTCGACGCGTACATGCAGCATTACCGGGCGATCGACACCGGGCGCATCCAACGCGAGAAGCTCGGTCTAGAGGTGTGGAACCGCCAGCTGCTGCACGGCCGGGCGCTTCCGGATTTCTACAAGAGCGAGATTCACCGCGGGTTTCTGGTGCCCAACGGAATTCGTGATTCGATGGGCCTCACTGTCGAGGTGCCGGGTCTCCCCAAACCCGCGACGCTTTTCTTCCATAAGGAGCGGACGGGCACGACTCAGTTCGGTGTTCGCGGGCTCGCGTTCCTCGGCTTGCTGCTTCCAGCCTTCAAGGCGGGCGTCCGCGATCTCGTGCGCTACTCGCACCAGCGCGTGAGCCTGTCGAGCCACCTCGACTCGCTGATCGAAGGCATACGAATCGTGGATCTGGAGGGACGGGCCATTCACCAGAACCCGTCGTTCACCGCGACTGTCACCGGCAAGCCCGTCGAGCCCGAAGCCGAGGCGGCAATTGCGGAGATCGTCGCCGAGCTGGGCACGTTGACTCGCGACCGTCACGGGAACGTCATGGCTCTTGCCGGGGCTCAGGTCAGGCGTGAGATCGTCACCCCGACGTCGAGCTATGAGCTCCGCGGGAGCTTTCTGGGGCGCGAGCTGCTGGGAGCCGAAGTCCGGGTGGCGATCTCGCTGCAGCTGATCATCTCGCCCGCCGGGCTGTCCGACGAGGCGTTGCAGAAGAGGTTCGGGTTGTCGGAGCGCGAGATTCAGGTTGCGCGCTGCCTTGCGCGCGGGGAATCGACGAAGGAGATCGCGCTGTCGTGCGGCATGAGCCCGCATACTGCCCGGCGGCACACCGAGAAGATCTTCGTGAAGATGGGAGTTCGGAACCGGTCGCACATCGGGCCACGGCTTCGGGGCGAGTAA
- a CDS encoding BrnA antitoxin family protein, which yields MSDAEIARTSPPELANLPADFWDSARLVVPVRKEAISLRVDEDVLAWFRKAGPRYQSRMNAVLRSYVAAMRRRPTGSGTKRSG from the coding sequence ATGAGCGACGCAGAAATTGCTCGGACCTCGCCTCCCGAGCTCGCGAATTTGCCGGCCGATTTCTGGGATTCGGCGAGGCTTGTTGTACCCGTGCGCAAGGAGGCCATTTCGCTGCGCGTGGACGAGGACGTGCTCGCCTGGTTCAGGAAGGCGGGTCCTCGCTACCAATCACGAATGAATGCCGTATTGCGGAGCTACGTCGCCGCCATGAGACGACGCCCCACCGGGTCAGGAACCAAACGGAGCGGCTAG
- a CDS encoding nucleotidyltransferase family protein, translating into MKRNVGAVILAAGPSTRLGYSKQLIINEGEPLVRRAAIAAVEAGASPVIIVLGAEAEEITPALAMLPSVTLVMNDEWETGLASSLATGLRALYQNVSCDGALVMLADQPLIDAAALTQLLDAFNADDRIIASEYDDTIGVPVVIGREHVPDLMALKGDAGAGAWLRKRIGQVKRIPMAHAALDVDTPSDAERLTRSAGRRKSRLPRDDKE; encoded by the coding sequence ATGAAGCGCAACGTCGGCGCCGTGATTCTTGCGGCTGGCCCGTCCACGAGGCTCGGCTACTCGAAGCAGCTCATCATCAATGAGGGTGAGCCGCTCGTGCGGCGCGCCGCCATCGCTGCCGTTGAAGCCGGCGCGTCGCCCGTGATCATCGTGCTCGGCGCGGAGGCCGAGGAGATAACGCCGGCGCTTGCGATGCTGCCGTCGGTGACGCTGGTCATGAACGACGAGTGGGAGACCGGGCTCGCTTCATCTCTGGCCACCGGCCTCCGCGCTCTTTATCAGAACGTCTCGTGCGACGGCGCGCTCGTGATGCTCGCCGATCAACCGCTCATCGACGCAGCGGCTCTCACACAGCTGCTCGATGCGTTCAACGCCGACGATCGCATCATCGCCTCCGAGTACGACGACACGATCGGAGTGCCGGTGGTGATCGGCCGTGAGCACGTTCCCGATCTGATGGCGCTCAAGGGCGACGCCGGCGCCGGCGCCTGGCTTCGCAAGCGGATCGGTCAGGTGAAGCGAATCCCGATGGCCCATGCCGCGCTCGACGTGGACACGCCATCCGACGCGGAACGCCTCACGCGCTCCGCGGGACGCCGCAAGAGTCGCCTACCGCGCGACGACAAAGAGTAG
- a CDS encoding helix-turn-helix transcriptional regulator, which yields MSSVTRPLLSRLPSEEITPIGFTQREQDALRAAFAVLLSPLDSINAQTWRGEVGRILCDLLGADRASFQLEMPGIPRLYSEDYPQATLDAYVDYYKDIDIGRHRRDALGAEVWNRWLLHGRDLRSFWESEIHHDFLVPNRILDSMGLTVKVRGASMPATLFFHRDKPGTAEFSERGIALLSMLLPAFKAGVRDIVRYSHQRQSLTTHLDELTTGIRICDFDGSTVHQNPAFTTALAAEESPKRLERAISEIITTLVQLSGEPSDIGAALAGDRITQEIHTNTASYQLRGTFLGRELLGAERRIAISLERLAPDTPLSDSTLQARFKLTPRELEIARRLSQGQSTRDVAHACGISIHTTRRHTERIFNKLGVRNRSQLGPRLRGE from the coding sequence ATGAGCAGCGTCACACGGCCCCTGCTGTCCCGGCTGCCGTCCGAGGAAATCACGCCCATCGGCTTCACCCAGCGCGAGCAGGACGCGCTGCGCGCAGCCTTTGCCGTGCTGCTCTCACCACTCGATTCGATCAATGCACAAACCTGGCGCGGCGAAGTCGGCCGGATCCTCTGCGACCTGCTCGGCGCCGACCGCGCCTCGTTCCAGCTCGAGATGCCCGGCATCCCGCGGCTCTACAGCGAGGACTATCCTCAGGCGACACTCGATGCTTACGTCGACTACTACAAGGACATTGACATCGGCCGGCACCGCCGCGATGCACTGGGCGCCGAAGTTTGGAACCGCTGGCTCCTGCACGGACGCGACCTGCGCAGCTTCTGGGAGAGCGAGATCCACCACGACTTCCTGGTCCCGAATCGCATTCTCGATTCGATGGGACTGACGGTGAAAGTTCGCGGCGCATCGATGCCCGCCACTCTGTTCTTCCACCGCGACAAGCCCGGCACTGCGGAGTTCAGCGAGCGCGGAATCGCTCTGCTCTCGATGCTGCTGCCCGCGTTCAAGGCGGGTGTCCGCGACATCGTCCGTTACTCGCACCAGCGCCAGAGTCTCACGACTCACCTCGACGAGCTCACAACCGGAATCAGGATCTGCGATTTCGACGGATCGACGGTGCACCAGAATCCAGCGTTCACGACTGCGCTCGCCGCGGAAGAATCTCCCAAGCGATTGGAGAGAGCAATCAGCGAGATCATCACGACACTCGTTCAGCTGTCGGGCGAGCCGAGCGACATCGGCGCCGCGCTGGCAGGCGACCGTATCACGCAGGAGATCCATACCAATACCGCGAGCTACCAGCTTCGAGGGACCTTCCTCGGCCGAGAGCTGCTCGGCGCCGAGCGACGGATTGCGATCTCGCTCGAGCGGCTCGCGCCCGACACGCCGCTATCCGACAGCACACTGCAGGCGCGCTTCAAGCTGACGCCGAGGGAGCTGGAGATCGCGCGCCGGCTGTCGCAGGGACAGTCGACCAGGGACGTTGCGCACGCCTGCGGCATCAGCATCCACACCACGCGACGGCACACCGAGAGGATCTTCAACAAGCTCGGCGTGAGGAACCGCTCGCAGCTGGGGCCCAGGCTGAGGGGCGAGTAG
- a CDS encoding BlaI/MecI/CopY family transcriptional regulator, whose product MADIYFPPRELEVMSVLWRLGSATVADVRDALDDELAYTTVLSLLQILEEKEYVRHEPDGRAYRYFPLVEAEKAGGSALTRIRDAIFHGSAERMFAQIVSDRELSRKDLKRMRRMLKRRLEEKP is encoded by the coding sequence ATGGCCGACATCTATTTCCCCCCCCGTGAGCTCGAAGTGATGAGCGTCCTCTGGCGCCTCGGCTCAGCCACGGTCGCCGACGTCCGCGACGCGCTCGACGACGAGCTCGCCTACACCACCGTCCTCTCACTGCTCCAGATCCTCGAGGAAAAGGAATACGTCCGGCACGAGCCGGACGGCCGTGCATACCGCTATTTCCCACTGGTCGAAGCTGAAAAAGCGGGCGGTAGCGCACTAACGAGAATTCGCGACGCGATCTTCCACGGCTCGGCGGAGCGGATGTTCGCCCAGATCGTGTCGGACCGGGAGCTGAGCAGGAAAGATCTGAAGCGAATGCGACGAATGTTGAAAAGGCGCCTCGAGGAGAAGCCGTGA
- a CDS encoding metallophosphoesterase family protein, protein MSDPATSPPVRHTIGLIADTHGLLRPGVHSALEGVDLIIHAGDVGDGVLEELAEIAPVKAVRGNTDPMGDPDLPLGLRLEIGGLVIHVSHGNELGVPTPAKVLAAYEGDVLVYGHSHRQIVERAGDRLVVNPGAAGPRRFNLMPSVARLTIVDGFAEVEIIDLDA, encoded by the coding sequence ATGAGCGACCCTGCTACGAGTCCCCCGGTGCGGCATACGATCGGGCTCATCGCCGATACGCACGGGCTCCTGCGGCCCGGAGTGCATAGTGCGCTCGAGGGTGTCGACCTGATCATTCACGCTGGCGACGTCGGCGACGGAGTTCTCGAGGAGCTCGCGGAGATCGCTCCCGTAAAAGCCGTCCGCGGCAATACCGATCCTATGGGCGATCCCGACCTGCCTCTCGGGCTGAGACTCGAGATTGGCGGACTGGTGATTCATGTCAGTCACGGCAACGAGCTCGGCGTGCCGACGCCCGCAAAGGTTCTCGCCGCCTACGAGGGAGACGTGCTCGTCTATGGGCACAGTCACCGGCAGATCGTCGAGCGCGCGGGCGATCGTCTCGTGGTGAATCCGGGTGCGGCCGGCCCGCGACGGTTCAATCTGATGCCGAGCGTCGCGCGGCTCACGATCGTCGACGGATTCGCGGAAGTGGAGATAATCGATCTCGATGCGTGA
- a CDS encoding 4'-phosphopantetheinyl transferase superfamily protein, with the protein MRDLPADEVHLWETSLSVDDSEVARILDLLSPVDRWAADEFSHVPARKQYIVSRGMLRQLLSGYIGIAPQEIQFTIEGAGKPVLAGKRTVDFNLTHSGDLTLLGVARRPLGVDMERVREMPRAIELAKRYYSPAQHEEIAATPDEARSRKFLGMWVRREAYAKALGTSVWRALGDRQITTDHTVQFVDYSAEYVAAIAAPGNDWKIVRCGAIPSPKHRVL; encoded by the coding sequence ATGCGTGACCTCCCGGCTGACGAAGTCCACCTGTGGGAGACCTCTCTCTCCGTGGACGACAGCGAGGTCGCGCGAATCCTCGACCTGTTGTCTCCGGTCGATCGATGGGCGGCGGATGAGTTCAGCCATGTTCCCGCCCGGAAGCAGTACATCGTCTCGCGCGGAATGCTGCGCCAGCTCCTGTCCGGCTACATCGGCATCGCGCCACAGGAGATTCAGTTCACAATCGAGGGGGCCGGAAAGCCGGTGCTTGCGGGCAAGCGCACAGTTGACTTCAATCTCACGCACTCGGGCGATCTCACGTTGTTAGGCGTCGCGCGGCGGCCGCTGGGCGTGGACATGGAGCGGGTGCGAGAAATGCCTCGTGCAATCGAGCTCGCAAAGCGTTACTACTCTCCCGCGCAGCACGAGGAAATCGCGGCAACGCCGGACGAAGCGCGAAGCCGCAAGTTCCTCGGCATGTGGGTGCGAAGGGAAGCGTACGCAAAGGCGCTGGGCACCAGCGTGTGGCGGGCTCTTGGAGATCGACAGATAACAACCGATCACACGGTGCAGTTCGTCGACTACTCGGCCGAGTACGTTGCGGCCATCGCTGCTCCGGGGAATGACTGGAAGATCGTTCGATGTGGAGCGATCCCGTCGCCGAAGCACAGAGTTTTGTAA
- a CDS encoding alpha/beta fold hydrolase, producing MIRFGYVVTLPVVAAMVLPGRLNSAAALPCTTATPACTEWVTMAGGPGRTLVYRTYPLDSRNEAITRAFILVHGAGRDAHNYFRHALAATFLAGALENTIVISPRFAANEGGSCRDTLAANEINWSSCSGETWRSGAGALSNRQITSFDVADEILRKLARRETFPNLRSIVIAGHSAGGQYVNRYEMANQIHDRLVVPITYVVANPSSYAYPDSLRPRSSALPQNVASLPPGYIPPPQANPPPPFGRYGDSEDCTTYDTWPYGLRNRTGYTAKQSVEQLRKQLAARPTTYLVGELDILPLYGFDSSCPAMAQGPTRLARGLAFGRYVNESFGAKHSTLVVPACGHSARCMFTSDVVLAVIFPSKSGN from the coding sequence ATGATCCGATTTGGCTACGTCGTTACACTCCCAGTGGTGGCGGCGATGGTGCTGCCCGGTCGATTGAATTCCGCTGCGGCACTTCCATGCACGACAGCCACGCCGGCGTGTACAGAGTGGGTAACGATGGCCGGTGGCCCAGGGCGGACGCTCGTCTATCGCACCTATCCCCTCGACTCCCGGAACGAGGCCATCACCCGCGCGTTCATTCTTGTGCATGGCGCGGGCCGCGACGCGCACAATTATTTCCGCCACGCACTTGCCGCTACGTTTCTCGCGGGCGCCCTCGAGAACACGATTGTCATCTCCCCTCGATTCGCGGCAAACGAGGGAGGCAGCTGCCGCGACACCCTTGCCGCGAACGAGATCAACTGGAGCAGCTGCAGCGGCGAGACGTGGCGCTCCGGCGCCGGTGCGCTCAGCAATCGTCAGATCACGTCGTTCGATGTCGCCGACGAGATTCTGAGGAAGCTCGCCCGCAGGGAGACCTTTCCGAATCTGCGGAGCATCGTGATTGCCGGTCACTCCGCGGGCGGGCAGTACGTGAATCGCTACGAGATGGCGAATCAGATACACGACCGGCTTGTAGTGCCGATAACCTACGTCGTGGCGAATCCGTCCTCGTACGCTTACCCCGACAGTCTGCGGCCGAGGTCGAGCGCGCTTCCGCAGAACGTGGCGTCGCTGCCGCCGGGATACATTCCGCCGCCGCAGGCGAATCCACCGCCGCCATTCGGACGCTACGGCGATTCGGAGGACTGCACGACATACGACACGTGGCCGTACGGTTTGAGGAACCGCACCGGGTACACGGCAAAGCAGTCGGTCGAGCAGCTGCGGAAACAGCTTGCCGCGCGGCCGACGACTTACCTGGTGGGCGAGCTCGACATTCTGCCATTGTACGGCTTCGACAGCTCGTGCCCCGCAATGGCGCAGGGGCCGACACGGCTTGCGCGCGGGCTCGCGTTCGGCCGGTACGTGAACGAGAGCTTCGGTGCGAAGCACAGCACTTTGGTTGTACCTGCCTGTGGCCACAGCGCGCGGTGCATGTTCACATCTGACGTTGTATTGGCGGTCATATTCCCGAGCAAGAGCGGGAACTGA